From Thermogemmatispora onikobensis, one genomic window encodes:
- a CDS encoding oxidative damage protection protein, with protein sequence MPRMVNCVKLGRQLPGLEKPPMPGELGQRIYEQVSEQAWRLWETQRTLLINHYGLNLADPEARKFLREQMEEFFFGGQEEQKPEGWVPEDAGVGVGPGRKGGGPARKK encoded by the coding sequence ATGCCACGAATGGTCAACTGTGTCAAGCTGGGTCGTCAGCTCCCCGGGCTGGAGAAGCCGCCGATGCCGGGCGAGCTGGGCCAGCGGATCTACGAACAGGTCTCCGAGCAAGCCTGGCGCCTGTGGGAGACCCAGCGCACGCTGCTGATCAATCACTACGGTCTCAACCTGGCTGATCCCGAGGCACGCAAGTTCCTGCGCGAGCAGATGGAGGAATTCTTCTTTGGCGGCCAGGAAGAGCAGAAGCCAGAGGGCTGGGTGCCCGAGGACGCCGGGGTTGGCGTAGGGCCAGGGCGAAAAGGCGGCGGGCCAGCGCGCAAGAAATGA
- a CDS encoding ATP-grasp domain-containing protein has product MNNQPLHRHPSLPSQPPTAVPQCVLLLMTPATYRGGAFMSAARRLELEVVVGLDTPPGLTTSPSPRVLPLDFKAPEEAVQRIVSFAQEHPLQAVLSVDDSAVELASLASEALGLPCNSPAAAEAARDKYLMRQRMAAGGVPCPVFRHFPLTADPAAVARTVSYPCVLKPLRLSGSRGVIRANTPEEFVRAFYRLKRIVLAEGFDEATTGFLVEDFIPGFEVALEGLLTAGHLQVLALFDKPDPLDGPFFEETIYVTPSRLPPAVQEAIRACVERAAASIGLREGPAHAELRVNDQGPWMLEIAGRSIGGLCSTILEFGAGMCLEELILRHALGRKLPSLERRPEAAGVMMIPIPRAGILKGVQGIEEAKQVPLITGVEITAPLNNPLVPLPEGASYLGFIFARGESPAAVEQALRAAHRCLRFDIRRELPVLTTTVFT; this is encoded by the coding sequence ATGAACAATCAGCCATTGCATCGACACCCATCGCTGCCCTCGCAACCACCGACTGCTGTGCCTCAATGCGTCCTCCTCTTGATGACCCCCGCGACCTATCGGGGAGGAGCCTTCATGAGCGCCGCTCGCCGGCTGGAGCTGGAGGTAGTCGTCGGACTGGATACACCGCCGGGCCTGACGACCAGCCCGTCGCCAAGGGTTCTGCCCCTCGACTTCAAAGCGCCGGAGGAGGCCGTACAGCGCATCGTCTCCTTCGCCCAGGAGCACCCGCTGCAGGCTGTGCTCTCGGTAGACGATAGCGCCGTTGAGCTGGCCTCTCTGGCTAGTGAGGCCCTGGGCTTGCCCTGCAACTCGCCCGCCGCTGCCGAGGCGGCGCGTGATAAGTATCTGATGCGCCAGCGCATGGCCGCTGGGGGCGTTCCCTGCCCAGTCTTCCGCCACTTTCCACTGACCGCCGATCCCGCGGCTGTGGCGCGCACGGTCAGCTATCCATGCGTGCTCAAACCCCTGCGTCTCTCGGGCAGCCGTGGCGTCATTCGGGCCAATACGCCCGAGGAGTTCGTGAGGGCCTTCTATCGCCTCAAGCGCATTGTGCTCGCTGAGGGCTTCGATGAAGCAACTACTGGTTTCCTGGTTGAGGACTTTATTCCGGGCTTCGAGGTGGCCCTGGAGGGGCTGCTGACAGCTGGACACCTGCAGGTGTTGGCGCTCTTCGACAAGCCCGATCCGCTCGATGGGCCATTCTTCGAAGAGACCATCTATGTCACCCCCTCGCGCCTGCCCCCCGCTGTCCAGGAGGCCATCCGCGCCTGTGTCGAACGGGCCGCGGCCTCGATCGGCTTGCGCGAAGGTCCGGCCCATGCCGAGCTGCGCGTCAATGACCAGGGGCCGTGGATGCTGGAGATCGCTGGGCGATCAATTGGGGGACTGTGTTCGACGATCCTGGAGTTCGGCGCAGGCATGTGTCTGGAGGAGCTGATCCTACGGCACGCCCTGGGCAGAAAACTGCCCTCGCTGGAGCGCCGCCCGGAGGCCGCCGGCGTCATGATGATCCCTATCCCTCGGGCCGGCATCCTCAAGGGCGTACAGGGCATCGAGGAGGCCAAACAGGTCCCGCTCATCACGGGGGTGGAGATCACTGCGCCCCTGAACAACCCGCTGGTCCCGCTGCCAGAGGGCGCCAGCTACCTGGGGTTCATCTTCGCCCGGGGAGAGTCTCCCGCTGCCGTAGAGCAGGCCCTGCGCGCGGCCCATCGCTGCCTGCGCTTCGATATTCGTCGCGAGCTCCCCGTACTCACTACTACTGTCTTCACCTGA
- a CDS encoding HAD family hydrolase: protein MSTLVFWIDVDNTLLNNDHVKAELERELRAVLGAALTERFWSLYEAVRHERGVVDIPQALRRLRAERSQRELPEARFQQACDLFEQYPFATALYPGAREALAHLSQLGLTVIVSDGDHLFQAEKIVNSHLAEAVGGRVLIYDHKERHLEETMRRYPGEQYVAIDDRLDLLAACKVQLGERLTTVFVRQGRHAEEGLRQPGHYQADRSVEAIGQLCHYRATDFLPEGRPR from the coding sequence ATGTCCACGCTCGTCTTCTGGATCGACGTTGACAATACCCTGCTCAACAATGACCATGTCAAAGCCGAGCTCGAGCGCGAGCTGCGGGCAGTCCTCGGAGCAGCCTTGACGGAACGTTTCTGGAGCCTCTACGAAGCGGTGCGCCATGAGCGAGGCGTCGTCGATATTCCCCAGGCGCTGCGCCGGCTGCGGGCCGAGAGGTCGCAGCGGGAGTTACCGGAAGCGAGGTTTCAGCAAGCCTGTGACCTCTTCGAGCAGTACCCATTTGCGACAGCCCTTTATCCGGGGGCCCGGGAGGCGCTCGCGCACCTGAGCCAGCTTGGTCTCACCGTCATTGTCTCCGATGGTGACCATCTCTTCCAGGCAGAAAAGATCGTCAACAGCCATCTAGCCGAAGCTGTAGGGGGGCGTGTCCTCATCTATGATCACAAGGAGCGGCATCTTGAAGAGACCATGAGGCGTTACCCAGGCGAGCAGTATGTTGCCATCGACGATCGGCTTGACCTGCTGGCCGCCTGCAAGGTCCAGTTAGGGGAACGGCTGACCACGGTCTTTGTGCGTCAGGGAAGGCATGCGGAAGAGGGATTACGGCAGCCGGGACATTACCAGGCAGATAGGAGCGTCGAGGCCATTGGCCAGCTCTGTCATTACAGGGCCACGGATTTCCTGCCGGAGGGCCGGCCCCGCTAA
- a CDS encoding Mov34/MPN/PAD-1 family protein, whose protein sequence is MSQEAWKARPEAAGRGRSTVVLPRGVQRALLDDVWSRRKIEACGLLRGEIDAQGNWHVVAVHPLANIAESPVSFEFAPEDVLQVELAYPGQVIGVYHSHPGGLRGASRTDRETMQRVNGEQQIPWVWLILCGPFTASLPLAEASAGDRAAEEACARWLSERLLAYYHDPSEGLRQVVAVLEPGVQPQRAERRV, encoded by the coding sequence ATGTCGCAGGAAGCGTGGAAGGCGAGGCCCGAGGCAGCCGGGAGAGGGAGGAGCACAGTGGTACTTCCCCGTGGAGTGCAGCGCGCGCTGCTAGACGACGTCTGGAGCCGGAGGAAGATAGAGGCCTGTGGGCTACTCCGAGGGGAAATTGATGCCCAGGGGAACTGGCATGTTGTCGCCGTGCACCCTCTCGCCAACATTGCCGAGTCGCCCGTCTCGTTCGAATTCGCGCCGGAGGATGTCCTGCAGGTGGAGCTCGCCTATCCGGGGCAGGTCATTGGAGTCTACCACAGCCATCCGGGGGGGCTGCGTGGGGCCAGCCGTACCGATCGCGAGACCATGCAGCGTGTCAACGGGGAGCAGCAGATCCCCTGGGTCTGGCTGATTCTCTGTGGGCCATTCACTGCCAGCCTGCCGTTGGCGGAAGCGAGTGCAGGCGATCGGGCAGCAGAGGAAGCCTGTGCCCGTTGGCTCTCAGAGCGGTTGCTGGCCTATTACCACGATCCCAGCGAGGGGCTGCGGCAGGTGGTTGCGGTCCTGGAGCCAGGTGTGCAGCCTCAGCGGGCTGAGCGGAGGGTGTGA
- a CDS encoding zinc ribbon domain-containing protein → MSQYSVCPQCGSQVGPDEAFCGQCGAALTSPGSPAQPTQMTGTPPPPGSRSGLLQGYSRGVSPPPGHYPAGSGGGSGAGSATPGPPSPWATEPMSSSALGGGPRTPAPSQRTEFYQDATEAMPAAGAGYGQPGQPPQAEFPAAPGYQTGYQGPAGGAYGTGVQQPYPGAGAPYPPTMPPYQPGQTGFAGPGTYPGTVMPGQTYGGGFPPRPQPGGGPGPNQRNTWVVVTAVGAVVVLFLIILLGAFVWMRGGSQTGAGPTATVATEASPTPSPTPSPTPTPSPTPSPTPTPSPAVSPTPPPSPGFAWCDQCRNEGFTTQYPLGWSQSSTPDGTGIRFTSPTSSEITASFKVPGSTNQTSDQLVASEISQLSGATNVSPTTTTTIGGTTWRTASADYQQQSQDHIQVYATVYQGKAYLIEIQAPHDQFDQMNTQYFATMLATFQFV, encoded by the coding sequence ATGTCTCAATACAGTGTCTGTCCGCAGTGCGGCAGCCAGGTGGGGCCAGATGAGGCATTTTGTGGGCAGTGTGGTGCGGCGCTCACATCCCCGGGGTCGCCGGCGCAGCCGACGCAGATGACGGGAACGCCGCCCCCACCGGGGTCGAGGAGCGGACTCTTACAGGGCTACAGCCGGGGGGTCTCGCCGCCGCCCGGGCACTATCCGGCGGGGTCTGGGGGGGGGTCAGGCGCGGGCAGCGCGACGCCGGGTCCGCCCTCGCCCTGGGCGACCGAGCCGATGTCTAGCAGTGCGCTCGGTGGAGGGCCGCGGACGCCGGCGCCGAGCCAGCGAACAGAGTTCTATCAGGATGCGACGGAGGCGATGCCGGCGGCGGGGGCTGGATATGGGCAGCCTGGTCAGCCGCCCCAGGCGGAGTTTCCGGCGGCCCCTGGCTACCAGACGGGGTATCAAGGGCCGGCAGGAGGAGCCTATGGCACGGGGGTACAGCAACCCTACCCAGGGGCAGGCGCACCCTATCCTCCGACCATGCCGCCGTACCAGCCGGGGCAGACAGGTTTTGCCGGCCCCGGCACCTACCCGGGGACGGTCATGCCGGGGCAGACCTATGGCGGGGGATTTCCGCCACGTCCGCAGCCAGGCGGTGGTCCAGGCCCGAATCAGCGGAACACCTGGGTTGTCGTCACAGCTGTGGGGGCTGTGGTTGTGCTTTTCCTCATCATTTTACTTGGTGCCTTTGTCTGGATGCGGGGGGGGTCCCAGACGGGAGCGGGGCCGACGGCAACGGTCGCAACGGAGGCGAGTCCGACGCCCAGTCCGACGCCTAGCCCAACGCCGACGCCCAGTCCGACGCCCAGTCCGACCCCGACGCCCTCACCGGCAGTGTCACCGACGCCCCCGCCCAGCCCTGGCTTCGCCTGGTGTGATCAATGCCGCAACGAGGGCTTTACTACGCAGTATCCGCTCGGTTGGAGCCAAAGCTCCACACCTGACGGGACGGGAATTCGTTTCACCAGTCCCACCAGCAGCGAAATCACCGCCTCTTTTAAGGTGCCGGGGTCTACCAATCAGACGTCGGATCAATTGGTAGCCAGCGAGATTTCGCAGCTGTCAGGGGCAACCAATGTCAGCCCGACGACCACCACAACGATCGGCGGGACGACCTGGCGTACAGCTTCCGCTGACTATCAGCAGCAGAGCCAGGATCACATCCAGGTCTATGCCACTGTCTATCAAGGCAAGGCCTATCTGATCGAGATCCAGGCGCCGCACGATCAGTTTGATCAGATGAACACGCAGTATTTTGCGACTATGTTGGCAACATTCCAGTTTGTCTAA
- a CDS encoding adenylosuccinate synthase: protein MAVVAVIGAQWGDEGKGKIVDELAARAHFVVRYQGGSNAGHRVVHEKGEFVFRLIPSGILYPQTSCIIGNGVVVDPRGLLEEMEELERQGVDISRLSISERAHVVMPYHFLLDRLEEEARGEEKIGSTQRGISPAYVDKHARSGIRMADLLDVDAFRSKLATILQQKNRMITQIYGQPPLSLEEIHGEYFRYGQRLRPYIADTQAMLHEALFERKTILLEGAQGALLDVDFGTYPFVTASSTLAANAASGAGLPPRSIDRVVGVYKAYITRVGSGPMPTELFDDAGEEMRRRGHEYGTNTGRARRCGWFDAVAGRFVAQLNGLDAMVITKLDVLDTFPTIKICTAYRLYGKIIHSLPANLNDLAACEPVYEELEGWQCSTSGISDYDDLPRAARHYLKRLEELLETPIAMISVSPQRGRTIQLQDVLA from the coding sequence ATGGCGGTAGTTGCAGTTATTGGCGCCCAGTGGGGGGATGAGGGGAAGGGAAAGATCGTCGATGAGCTGGCGGCGCGGGCGCACTTCGTCGTTCGCTACCAGGGAGGGAGCAACGCGGGTCATCGTGTTGTCCATGAGAAAGGAGAATTCGTCTTCCGTCTCATTCCCTCGGGGATTCTCTATCCGCAGACCTCCTGCATCATCGGCAACGGGGTCGTCGTTGACCCTCGCGGCCTGCTCGAGGAGATGGAGGAGCTGGAGCGGCAGGGGGTTGATATCTCGCGTCTCTCCATCAGCGAGCGGGCCCATGTGGTGATGCCCTACCACTTCCTGCTCGACCGGCTGGAAGAGGAGGCACGCGGTGAAGAGAAGATCGGCAGCACCCAGCGAGGGATCTCACCGGCCTATGTTGACAAGCATGCCCGCAGCGGCATCCGCATGGCCGACTTGCTCGATGTGGATGCCTTCCGAAGCAAGCTGGCCACGATCCTGCAGCAGAAGAACCGCATGATCACCCAGATCTATGGTCAGCCGCCGCTCTCGTTGGAGGAGATTCATGGCGAATACTTCCGTTATGGCCAGCGGCTGCGCCCCTATATTGCCGACACTCAGGCCATGCTGCATGAGGCGCTTTTCGAGCGCAAGACCATCCTGCTAGAGGGGGCGCAGGGGGCCCTGCTGGACGTTGACTTTGGCACCTATCCCTTTGTCACGGCCTCCTCGACGCTGGCGGCCAACGCGGCCAGTGGGGCGGGTTTGCCACCGCGTTCGATCGATCGTGTGGTTGGGGTCTACAAAGCCTATATCACGCGCGTGGGAAGCGGGCCGATGCCAACGGAGCTTTTCGACGATGCAGGGGAAGAGATGCGGCGCCGTGGTCACGAGTATGGGACCAACACCGGTCGAGCGCGGCGTTGTGGCTGGTTCGATGCGGTGGCAGGGCGCTTCGTTGCTCAGCTCAACGGTCTGGACGCGATGGTCATCACCAAGCTTGATGTCCTGGATACCTTTCCCACGATCAAGATCTGCACCGCCTATCGTCTCTATGGGAAGATCATCCACAGCCTGCCAGCCAATCTGAACGATCTGGCAGCCTGTGAGCCAGTCTATGAAGAACTTGAGGGCTGGCAGTGCAGCACCAGCGGCATCAGCGACTATGATGATCTTCCGCGTGCAGCCAGGCATTACCTGAAGCGTCTAGAGGAGTTGCTGGAGACGCCGATTGCCATGATCTCGGTCAGCCCTCAGCGTGGGCGCACAATCCAGCTACAGGATGTGCTGGCCTGA
- a CDS encoding YbaK/EbsC family protein: MSTEEFAHLSPAARRVQEALTAGGFRCEVVELPTSTRTASEAARAVGCALGQIVKSLVFRGRESGRPILVEASGANRVDEGCLGELVGEPIERANADFVKERTGFAIGGVPPVGHKEPLETFIDEDLLRYERIWAAAGTPSALFALTPAELQAMTGGRVVAIKQRS, encoded by the coding sequence ATGTCCACTGAGGAGTTTGCGCATCTGAGTCCAGCGGCGCGTCGTGTGCAGGAGGCGCTGACCGCGGGGGGCTTTCGCTGTGAAGTTGTCGAGCTGCCGACTTCGACGCGCACGGCCAGCGAAGCGGCGCGGGCCGTGGGCTGTGCCCTGGGGCAGATTGTCAAGTCGCTGGTCTTCCGCGGTCGAGAGAGCGGGCGTCCGATTCTGGTAGAAGCCAGCGGAGCCAACCGTGTCGATGAGGGGTGTCTGGGGGAACTGGTTGGCGAGCCGATCGAACGCGCCAATGCGGACTTTGTCAAAGAGCGGACGGGCTTCGCCATTGGTGGGGTGCCGCCCGTGGGGCATAAGGAGCCGCTAGAGACCTTTATCGATGAGGACCTGCTGCGCTATGAACGCATCTGGGCGGCTGCCGGTACGCCCTCGGCGCTCTTTGCCCTGACGCCTGCTGAGCTGCAGGCGATGACAGGGGGCCGGGTGGTGGCCATCAAGCAGCGGTCGTGA
- a CDS encoding flavin reductase family protein: protein MDLAAKKQVLRFFTYGLYAVSCADGGEVNAFTANWLTQVSFEPPLIAVSVENDSRSLPMILRSRAFVVNVLPSGARELAGKLGKSALRDPRKLEGVAFHPGPGGCPILDEALGWLACEVRHTVPAGDSTLLVAEVVGAGLQREGAPLTMAETGFRHAG, encoded by the coding sequence ATGGATCTGGCTGCCAAAAAACAGGTATTGCGCTTCTTTACCTACGGTCTGTATGCCGTGTCCTGTGCCGATGGAGGAGAAGTCAACGCCTTCACGGCTAACTGGTTGACACAAGTCTCCTTTGAGCCGCCGCTGATCGCCGTCTCGGTAGAGAACGACTCGCGGTCGTTGCCCATGATCCTGCGCAGTCGAGCCTTTGTGGTCAACGTGCTGCCGTCGGGGGCGCGCGAGCTGGCGGGCAAGCTCGGCAAATCGGCCCTGCGTGATCCGCGCAAGCTAGAGGGAGTGGCCTTTCATCCAGGACCAGGGGGCTGCCCGATCCTGGATGAGGCGCTAGGATGGCTTGCCTGTGAGGTACGGCACACCGTGCCTGCCGGCGACTCGACGCTGCTGGTGGCCGAGGTCGTAGGGGCCGGTCTGCAGCGGGAAGGGGCGCCCCTGACGATGGCCGAGACTGGTTTCCGCCACGCTGGCTGA
- a CDS encoding HIT family protein gives MSSQDADQQFQVPAPNGDRPGLPCVFCDRSSLTTVLHETSGFLLVADHAPLVEGHLLIIPKDHYACYGAVPAGLDEELRALKRLVSHFAARFYAPLLFWEHGVFGQTVFHAHLHCIPFGVASYRHRLEQVAEMATPARGQEEIRHWYRQRGHYFYLEDSQQALLFPPDPRCYREVIYEVLWKSLSPEQQQRGWQRKEVRLQEGAMWPEVTARKWEQFCREEKRHAYPDRTCAG, from the coding sequence ATGTCGTCACAGGATGCGGACCAGCAGTTCCAGGTTCCCGCGCCCAACGGGGACCGGCCCGGCCTTCCCTGTGTCTTTTGCGATCGTTCGTCCCTGACCACAGTTCTGCATGAGACGTCGGGCTTCCTGCTCGTTGCCGACCATGCACCGTTGGTTGAGGGGCATCTGCTCATCATACCGAAGGACCATTATGCCTGCTATGGTGCTGTGCCAGCGGGTCTGGATGAGGAGCTGCGAGCGCTCAAGCGTCTGGTCAGCCATTTTGCCGCGCGCTTCTACGCGCCGTTGCTCTTTTGGGAGCACGGTGTCTTTGGTCAGACAGTCTTTCATGCCCATCTGCATTGCATTCCCTTTGGCGTTGCCAGCTATAGGCATCGTCTTGAGCAGGTCGCGGAGATGGCTACCCCAGCGCGAGGGCAAGAGGAGATCCGTCACTGGTACCGTCAGCGGGGTCATTACTTCTATCTTGAAGACAGCCAGCAAGCGCTGCTCTTTCCCCCAGATCCGCGCTGCTACCGGGAGGTCATCTACGAAGTGCTCTGGAAGAGTCTCAGTCCTGAGCAGCAGCAGCGGGGCTGGCAGCGCAAGGAGGTGCGTCTGCAGGAAGGGGCCATGTGGCCGGAGGTCACGGCACGCAAGTGGGAGCAATTCTGTCGTGAGGAGAAGAGGCATGCCTACCCTGATCGAACCTGTGCGGGATGA
- a CDS encoding alpha/beta fold hydrolase codes for MPTLIEPVRDELVAVGELRLHVVQWGEAGPPVVCLHGLTANAFCFQALADALATDYRVLAYDLRGRGRSERPAQGYSVPIHATDLDRLLTVLGLERVALLGHSLGALIALFYAAWRPERVGKLILVDAGAPLPWRTPEEQPAWLSASIARLGTPVASFEEYRRRLQGLPFLGPWWNAYLDRYLEHDVERLPDGSVRSRVFREGVLEEGKRVEEARPADQWEHVQAPTLVLRAGAGMFAPDDQLLSREAARELVAHLPQAQLIEFPTLNHYTIVFGIDPGPAQAIRAFLAGGLAAQSDR; via the coding sequence ATGCCTACCCTGATCGAACCTGTGCGGGATGAACTCGTTGCTGTAGGTGAGCTACGTCTCCACGTTGTGCAGTGGGGGGAGGCAGGTCCACCAGTGGTCTGTCTGCATGGGCTGACGGCCAATGCCTTCTGTTTCCAGGCGTTAGCTGATGCTCTGGCCACGGACTATCGTGTCCTGGCCTATGACCTGCGCGGGCGAGGCAGAAGCGAGCGCCCAGCTCAGGGCTACAGTGTGCCGATCCATGCTACTGATCTCGACCGGCTGCTGACAGTCCTGGGTCTGGAGCGGGTGGCGCTGCTGGGGCACTCCCTGGGGGCCTTGATTGCCCTCTTCTATGCCGCCTGGCGTCCAGAGCGTGTCGGCAAGCTCATTCTTGTCGATGCCGGGGCGCCCCTGCCCTGGCGCACTCCCGAGGAGCAGCCAGCCTGGCTCAGCGCCTCGATTGCGCGTCTGGGAACGCCAGTCGCGTCCTTCGAGGAATACCGCCGGCGTTTGCAGGGGCTGCCCTTTCTGGGACCCTGGTGGAATGCGTATCTCGATCGCTATCTGGAGCACGATGTCGAGCGGCTGCCCGACGGGAGCGTGCGCTCGCGTGTCTTTCGGGAAGGCGTGCTGGAGGAGGGGAAGCGGGTGGAGGAGGCGCGTCCGGCGGATCAGTGGGAGCATGTGCAGGCTCCGACCCTGGTCCTGCGGGCGGGGGCAGGCATGTTTGCCCCAGATGATCAGTTGCTTTCCCGAGAGGCGGCTCGCGAGCTGGTGGCCCATCTTCCGCAGGCGCAGCTGATCGAGTTTCCGACACTCAACCACTACACCATCGTCTTCGGCATCGACCCTGGGCCGGCCCAGGCCATCCGGGCCTTTCTGGCAGGAGGTCTAGCAGCCCAGTCCGATCGCTAG
- a CDS encoding cytochrome P450 encodes MVQAHAPETPIQHRQPATPNLREILALLSRRNLPITFLRLARKYGDVVHVKGGPLEIFLLSHPEDIREVLVVQHANFHKGQGVRMTSRMLGQGLLTSEGDFHKRQRKLIQPAFHRQRIASYATTMVEEAARLARSWQDGTVVDMAEEMMRLTLVIAGKTLFNVDVEREASTVSQAMAVAMEAFIKIGLSPWAEQLELLPLPIRRRFYRARDEMDRVIYRIIEEHRRSGRDQGDLLSWLLEVHDEEGAMSDEQLRDEMTTLLLAGHETTANALAWTWYLLAQHPEVAARLRQEVVQVLGDRLPTADDFPRLTYAEWVLAESMRLYPPAWGIDRTAMRDCDIRGVTIPTGARVIMSQYVVHRDPRFYPEPERFFPERWTPEARAARPKFAYFPFGGGPRLCVGEPFAWMEGVLVLATLIRSWEAELVPGQRIEPEAAVTLRPRYGIRMRLHQHQRSAVTV; translated from the coding sequence ATGGTGCAAGCGCACGCGCCTGAGACACCGATACAACACCGCCAGCCCGCCACTCCCAATCTGCGGGAGATTCTGGCTTTACTCTCGCGACGCAATTTGCCGATCACGTTTCTTCGCCTCGCCCGCAAGTACGGCGATGTGGTCCACGTCAAGGGCGGCCCGCTGGAAATCTTTTTGCTGAGCCACCCGGAAGATATCCGCGAGGTGCTGGTCGTCCAACATGCCAATTTCCACAAAGGGCAGGGGGTGCGGATGACCAGCCGCATGCTCGGTCAGGGCCTGCTGACCAGCGAGGGCGACTTCCACAAACGGCAGCGCAAGCTGATCCAGCCGGCTTTCCACCGCCAGCGCATCGCCTCCTACGCGACCACTATGGTCGAGGAAGCCGCACGCCTGGCCCGCTCCTGGCAGGATGGCACGGTCGTCGATATGGCAGAGGAGATGATGCGCCTGACCCTGGTCATCGCCGGCAAAACCCTCTTCAATGTCGATGTCGAGCGCGAGGCCAGTACCGTCAGTCAGGCGATGGCCGTCGCTATGGAGGCTTTCATCAAGATCGGCCTCTCTCCCTGGGCCGAACAGCTCGAACTCCTACCGCTGCCGATCCGCCGCCGCTTCTACCGCGCCCGCGATGAGATGGATCGCGTCATCTACCGCATTATCGAGGAGCACCGCCGCAGCGGGCGCGACCAGGGCGACCTGCTCTCCTGGCTGCTGGAGGTCCACGACGAGGAGGGGGCCATGAGCGACGAGCAGCTGCGCGATGAGATGACAACGCTGCTGCTGGCTGGCCACGAGACAACTGCCAACGCTCTGGCCTGGACCTGGTACCTCTTAGCCCAGCACCCCGAGGTGGCCGCCCGCCTGCGCCAGGAGGTCGTCCAGGTCCTCGGCGACCGCTTGCCTACCGCCGACGATTTCCCGCGCCTGACCTACGCCGAGTGGGTGCTGGCAGAGTCTATGCGCCTCTACCCCCCTGCCTGGGGGATCGACCGCACGGCCATGCGCGACTGCGACATCCGTGGCGTGACTATCCCTACCGGGGCCCGCGTCATCATGAGTCAGTACGTCGTCCACCGCGACCCGCGCTTCTACCCGGAGCCGGAGCGCTTCTTCCCAGAGCGCTGGACCCCCGAGGCCCGCGCCGCTCGCCCGAAGTTCGCCTACTTCCCCTTCGGCGGCGGCCCTCGCCTCTGCGTCGGGGAGCCGTTTGCCTGGATGGAGGGCGTGCTGGTGCTGGCCACCTTGATTCGCTCGTGGGAGGCAGAACTGGTACCGGGACAGCGCATCGAACCCGAGGCCGCGGTGACGCTCCGCCCGCGCTACGGCATCCGCATGCGCCTGCACCAGCACCAGCGCAGCGCGGTGACAGTCTGA
- a CDS encoding alpha/beta fold hydrolase — protein MAAFQTRSQVVTVDGIPVRYEYAGDGEPVVFVHGLSGSTKWWARNIPAIAQHYRVYLVDLPGFGAMRRFRRQFHLLRAPQWLDRLCQTLGLDTFSLVGHSMGGYVSLALAAQRPEQVKRLVLVASIGIPFERSVAQLLWPTALALARTTPAFWPTLLYDGARAGTLMILRAAHQIVALDARPLLPTLRTPTLLIWGAKDDLVPLSFGHQLHAAIPQARLYVIERANHICMYDQPQLFNQALLAFLKGQEVGELAPAPATLPGTSRLSRQP, from the coding sequence ATGGCCGCCTTTCAGACACGCAGTCAGGTCGTCACTGTCGATGGCATCCCGGTGCGCTACGAGTACGCCGGCGATGGCGAGCCGGTGGTTTTTGTCCACGGCCTCTCTGGCTCCACCAAATGGTGGGCCAGAAACATTCCTGCCATCGCCCAGCACTATCGCGTCTACCTGGTCGACCTGCCTGGCTTCGGCGCCATGCGGCGCTTTCGGCGCCAGTTTCATCTGTTGCGCGCCCCCCAGTGGCTTGACCGCCTCTGCCAGACGCTCGGTCTCGATACCTTCTCACTGGTCGGCCACTCGATGGGAGGCTACGTCTCTCTGGCCCTGGCCGCCCAACGCCCTGAGCAGGTCAAGCGCCTGGTGCTGGTGGCCTCCATCGGCATCCCTTTTGAGCGCTCGGTGGCGCAGCTCCTCTGGCCCACGGCTCTGGCTCTGGCACGCACAACGCCGGCCTTCTGGCCAACCTTACTCTACGATGGGGCCCGCGCCGGCACCCTGATGATCCTGCGCGCTGCCCACCAGATCGTGGCCCTGGACGCTCGCCCGCTCCTCCCAACGCTGCGCACTCCAACACTGCTCATCTGGGGCGCCAAGGACGACCTGGTCCCGCTCTCCTTCGGGCACCAGCTCCATGCCGCCATTCCGCAGGCACGTCTCTACGTAATCGAGCGCGCCAATCACATTTGTATGTATGATCAGCCACAGCTCTTCAATCAGGCCCTCCTGGCCTTTCTTAAGGGCCAGGAGGTCGGCGAGCTGGCTCCTGCGCCCGCCACGCTACCAGGCACCAGCCGTCTGTCTCGCCAGCCTTGA